GAAGCTCCATCTGCAAAGCCTTATTACGGACTACGTCATAAGCAacttattcatatatttttcaaaatatacatattaaaaGAATGTGTACAAAACATCTATAAACCTCTCGCATACAAAAATagcttaatatatatatatatgtatatccaaaaaacaagaacaatattTTATACAAATAGAATTTCagtatataataaaaattaagttggaagcattttttttaagaagtgaatttacacacaaaaaaaggtttgacTTTCTTTGATTGGAGTCAGCATAGTTTGAGGAATGACGTtttaaatagtgtttttttttttcctgtgcagAGTCACTTTTTTGATGGCTGTCTGGGTGGGACGAGATGCGCCAGAAGATCCGGATCCCAAAGTTCCACCACGGGGACGGTCTTCTttccaaataattattttctttttagtatatatatatatatatatatatatatataaagtccTTTGGCTCTTGACACTGGAGGGCCTGTCTGGGCCGGGCTTGAGGGCCAGGTCGGTACTGGGACCGGCCCAGCGGCGCGGCGCAGGCGCAGTGCTTTGTCTTGGTGGAGGAGGCGTGGTCCTTCGCGATTCCTACCAAACTTGTGTCTGTTGGGTGTTGAAATCATCCTAcgaaaaagcaaaacaaaaatacgattattattattattattattattattactatttcgAGATCCACACAACGAAGTCGTCGTTGAGTAATAAAAGCGCACCTCGTCACACGCTCAGAACCAGTTGGTGAAGTCCAGCAGCTCCTGCTCCTCCGGACTCAGGGGGTCGTACGAGCCCTCGTCCGACGAGTAGGACGACACCGGCGAGCCGGCCATGGAGTTCATGTCGGCGGAGTAGGCGTGCGACATGGCGGGCGACAGCACGCCGGCCTGGAAGGCGGCGCTGACGGCGTCGTGCtcgtccagcagctgctgcagggcGCGGATGTACTCCACCGCCGAGCGCAGGGTCTCCACCTTGCTCATCTTCTTGTTGGCGGCGCCGTTGGGCACGTGCTCGCGCAGCGTGGCGAAGCCGTTGTTCACGAGCTTGACGCGGTTGCGCTCGCGCTCGTTGCGCCGCGCCACGGCgtgcggctgctgctgcgggAGCGTGTAGCCGAAGCCGGCGAAGTTGAGCCTCCTCTTGCAGCGGAGGAGCTCCGGGGAGGAGGAGCGCGGCCGCTTCGCCTGCTTGGAGGCGGACTTGCCGTCGGCCGGGCTGAGCTGGACGCCCTGCGCCTGCGCCGCCGCGAAGAAGCAGGCCGGGGCCACGAGGTGCTGCGTCTGCGTCTCCATCTCGGTGCGTCTGTCGTTGCCGGGCGCGCAACGtcgtcgccgccgccgctttCACAGGACGGAAGCCTTCCTTCGAGCTGAGCCCGGCCGCCGCGGGCTTTTTCAACCGTGCCGCACGCCCCGCCCCCCCACGCGCGCCGCGTGGCCACGCCCCGCcgtctcccctcctcctccccgcgcGCGCCGGACGCGTGCCGCCCCTGCCTCCGCGAGCAAACACGCCGACGCGGGGaccggggggggtggggtgaggggggggggtggaccCACTTCCGCGGcgtcacttgtttttttttttgttttttttcccgcgCGTCCTGGAAACGCGTCGAGGGTGGTGCTGAAGGACAGCTACTCCGCCGCTACTCCACCCCGTCCCTCGCCTGCGCCTTTACTCTCTGATAAGTAGAAACAAGGGGtactttttatataaatatgataataaatgattattactGAGCGCCGAGGCGGGGAGGGACGCGCCTTTCTCTCCGCGATTTGTTACAGTGACACAATGCATCTCGAGAACacgtctttcttttttcttttcttttcttcccgtcgagaccccccctccctccctccctcacgcTCTCGTTTCTTTTTTGCCCAAAAATAATGGAGCATGTCTTTCATTTACGCAGGGACAAATCCAACTGGGCCCTCGGTTCATGAATaactccgtctctctctctctctctctctctctctctctctctcagtgtttACGAGGGAACGAGGGGGTgcggaggagctggaggtggaggtggggcgagggtgggcggggccaaTAAATTGGGCAATTTCTCCGCGCTGCCTGCGGCATTCAGACCCCAAGCCACAGGCCCGACgtgcccaccccacccctccatcCTAGTCACcgcaactttttcttttcttttcttttcttttcttgtctctctcttcctttctgtcgcggtaagagagagagagagagagagagagagagaggtgggggggtTGTTGTTGAATAGAAGCGTGGGTTCTATTCATCCCTCCCCAGCCTCGGCGGCCCTCTCTGAAACCTATATCCACCACGGCCTGTCAGCGCTGCTCCGGAGCCCAATTAGCGCTTTCTAAAgccacccccccccttctctaGACACCAGGCCAGTCAGCGCCGGGTGTAATAATTCGACATGACGTCCGAGGGTTCGAGTCCCCAGTCCGACACCTCCGCCTATCTcccctttttaaataaaaaaaaaatcttaaataaaaaCGCGCTCAAGGGTCCGTTTGTCTTtcgtgtttctttctttctttctttcttttctaataATTCTGAAGGCGATATGCGGGATTAATTTCGAATTTATTCTCTTTTAAAAACAGATTGAACGCTATTCTTCCTGTTTAACTGCTGTGAAGCGCATTGTGTGAAGGGCAGGACCGAACTTCACAGGGATTCCCAAGATATGCAttgaataaaaaccaaaaaaaaaaggatcgtCTCTAAACAACTTATTTCTAAACGCTTACACTGGTCAAAATAGCACTACACTGTATATTCCCTTTAAATGTCCCGCTTATGGGGACATCTTATCTTCCATCGTCTTTCTGACTAAATTAAACATACGACGTCGTTCAAACGtttcttaaatgtttcattttcaactgagaaaaaaaacacacacacacaaatactaaTTAGACACTCTGAAAAAGTTTTAGTCAATGACGTAGCcaaacccacatctgctgacGCATTAGATCCGGGGTCaccagccctggtcctggaggacactTGTCCAATTTACCTTCCGCTTCTGTGCTCCTCATCAGGCACGGTGGCGGAGCATGGAAAAGATCgtggtgccctccaggaccaggccTGGTGAGCCCCCAACTAGGACCAGTGTATGAAGAGTTACTGCGCTTCTGAAGTCCCTCTCCACATGCAGATGTTCTATCACCAAcagccggggcagtggtggcctagcggttaaggaagcggccccgtaatcagaaggttgccggttcgaatcccgatccgccaaggtaccactgaggtgccactgagcaaagcaccgtccccacacactgctcc
The Denticeps clupeoides chromosome 15, fDenClu1.1, whole genome shotgun sequence DNA segment above includes these coding regions:
- the ascl1a gene encoding achaete-scute homolog 1a, with translation METQTQHLVAPACFFAAAQAQGVQLSPADGKSASKQAKRPRSSSPELLRCKRRLNFAGFGYTLPQQQPHAVARRNERERNRVKLVNNGFATLREHVPNGAANKKMSKVETLRSAVEYIRALQQLLDEHDAVSAAFQAGVLSPAMSHAYSADMNSMAGSPVSSYSSDEGSYDPLSPEEQELLDFTNWF